The genomic stretch GGTTTCCAAGAGCGCATCGCGCAGGGTGGACTCGTCGGCTACATCATCATCTTCGCCATCCTGCCGATCGGCCTGCTCATCTGTCTCGAACGCTTGGTCTACCTCTCGATCGTCGGTAGCCGAGTGAAGAAGCAGCTCCGCACCGAGGTGCCGAACAGCAACAACGCGCTCGGCCGCGTCATGGAGGTTTTCCTAGCCAACCAAGGCGACGATACGGAGACGCTCGAACTCAAGCTCGACGAGGCCGTCATGCGCGAGACACCGCGTCTGGAGCGCGGATTGTCCACGATCAAGGTGTTCGCCGCCGTGGCTCCGTTGCTCGGTCTGCTCGGAACCGTCACCGGCATGATCAACACCTTCCAGAGGATCACGCTCTTCGGCACCGGCGATCCGAAGCTCATGGCTGGCGGCATCTCCGAGGCACTCGTCACGACGATGCTGGGCTTGGTCACCGCCATCCCGCTCGTGCTGCTGCACAGCTTGCTCACGAGCAAGAGCAACACTCTCATCGCCGTCCTCGACGAGCAAAGCGTGGGCTTCGTCGCCCAAATCGCCGAGAAGCGTTCCCGCGATGGTCAGTGAGGTCGTCGATCGCTTTCTGCGGTTCCTGGAAACCGGCGGGATCGTCCTCTGGGCGATCCTCGTCTTGGCCTCCGTCTTGTGGACGCTGTTGCTGGAGCGTTCCTACTACTTGCTCGTGAAGTCTCCTGGTTTGACGCGCCGCGTGGTCGATCAATGGAAAGCCCGCCGCGACACCACGTCGTGGTATGCGAAGCGCATCCGCCTCGCGATGATCAGCGAGTTCAACGAGGACATGACCAAGTCTCTGATCGTGGCCAAGACACTGGTCGCCTTGTGTCCTCTGCTCGGAATCCTCGGCACGGTGACGGGTATGATCGAAGTCTTCGACGTCATGGCCTTCAGTGGCTCCGGTAACGCCCGCGGCATGGCTTCGGGTATTTCTCGCGCGACGCTTCCCACCATGTCCGGATTGGTCGTCGCGATCAGTGCGATATCGGTCGTGGTCCGTCTGGAACGACGAGCGGAACGCGCCACCGAGAAGATGGCCGACCAACTCCGACACTTCTGACGCCATGAGACGCAAATCCCGCCGCCGCGGAGAAGGTGCCGACATCGATCTGACTCCGATGTTGGACATGACGTTCATCATGCTGATCTTCTTCATCGTGACGTCGTCGTTCGTGAAGGAAACCGGCATCGACGTGAGTCGCCCTTCGGCTTCGACGGCCGAACGCAAGGAGCGCGGGAGCATCCTCATCGCGATCCGCGAGAACGACGAGATTTGGATGGAGAAACAACGCATCGACGTGCGCGCAGTGCGGGCCAACGTCGAACGCATGCGGGCGGAGAATCCCGAGGCCAGCGTCGTCGTCATCGCCGACAAGGGGTCGAAGAACGGAATCCTCGTGCAGGTGCTCGATCAGGCGCGCCTAGCCGGGGCCAGCAACGTCTCGATCGCGGCCGAGAATCCAGGCGGCTGAGCAACGTGCGCTACTTGGTGTC from Opitutales bacterium ASA1 encodes the following:
- a CDS encoding MotA/TolQ/ExbB proton channel family protein, whose amino-acid sequence is MVSEVVDRFLRFLETGGIVLWAILVLASVLWTLLLERSYYLLVKSPGLTRRVVDQWKARRDTTSWYAKRIRLAMISEFNEDMTKSLIVAKTLVALCPLLGILGTVTGMIEVFDVMAFSGSGNARGMASGISRATLPTMSGLVVAISAISVVVRLERRAERATEKMADQLRHF
- a CDS encoding biopolymer transporter ExbD; amino-acid sequence: MRRKSRRRGEGADIDLTPMLDMTFIMLIFFIVTSSFVKETGIDVSRPSASTAERKERGSILIAIRENDEIWMEKQRIDVRAVRANVERMRAENPEASVVVIADKGSKNGILVQVLDQARLAGASNVSIAAENPGG